A region of Culicoides brevitarsis isolate CSIRO-B50_1 chromosome 1, AGI_CSIRO_Cbre_v1, whole genome shotgun sequence DNA encodes the following proteins:
- the LOC134827575 gene encoding neurofibromin isoform X2 produces MTTQKPSEWAICLLGRFEEQLPYRTGPHGTQARLQIDQTMACLIHISKYRFSLIISNLTKMLQRVNDPQQQPQPSRPHDPERIFESLIIILQTLERCLSGQTKDTARYEEAMNVKLLLREICQFIDEKNESNPSAQALKALASKVLFALSQNHFTAVFNRISARLQELSACCEENPDYSDIELIQHIDLDVHKLTKLLTEAIQKFKLLKKSAHLVLLTSLEKALWNWIEFHPKEFEDLQRNPNEELSKCSEQFFDILDSYAENKKSRSTVWPLQIMLLILSPKVLEEIVNADTGAPCSPRHLKKKHFMDLIKRNLGQASKQLTESAAIACVKLCKASTYININDSNNVTFQLVQSVINDLKSLLFNPSKPFSRGQGYNNADIDLMIDCWVSCFRIKPHNNEALKVCLLMSSPPSYHFVIVNSLYKIVTQPRLSWWPQIDLVYARSGELRALFTDTLNKATQGYIAHTPLRMITSLTLKSKDTQSRLNRPEEGVAHRQLLLLLVRLIHADPMLMLNSLGKAGHEVQSSTLELINGLVSLVHQPTMPDVAQEAMEALLALHAPDKIEVWNPESPINTFWDVSSQVLFSISQKLIQHQIGNYSDVLKWLREILICRNSFLQRHKDYANVGSQIAICRQAHIKLEVVFFMYLWSIDLDACMASLSCFGLLCEEAEIRSGSDELTVQYILPNYQSFQELAQASSSLSTGNVESRYCFYEHTQGRQALQKHIMSILRRIEHCVNGVQPGWEETFRNWEGMSKLLQTYPKGKQDDAQTEVFHRTMGKRRASHQSSEHDLEEQIMEWKNMTWFLLALGGVCLQRPRTIRSGQSNLGSAMGSFVQSTTSLSSTTSSGRGSMISHPMSVSSIVSSIGAGAQEVQYCPVTQFIGQLLRLLVCNNEKFGPQIQKYVKELIGEEMSAQLYPILFDQIRSIVEKFFDQQGQVVVTDINTQFIEHTIYIMKSILDGRQSKDHTEQPSSSEHLGVTSIEGMMLAIVRFVRHLDMTVHAIHIKTRLCQLVEVMMKRRDDLAFRQEMKFRNKLVEYLTDWVMGTSHQIAPPSSGDVTIITRDLDQACMEAVAALLRGLPLQPEESDRGDLMDAKSALFLKYFTLFMNLLNDCVDGSEADKDAIIAVHSLRPRVAAGKLSALRNATIQAMSNLLSANIDSGLMHSIDLGYNPDLQTRAAFMEVLTQILQQGTEFDTLAETVLADRFEQLVQLVTMISDKGELPIAMALANVVLSSQMDELARVLVTLFDAKHLLSPLLWNMFYREVEVSDCMQTLFRGNSLGSKIMAFCFKIYGASYLQALLEPLIRPLLDDPTTSFEVDPARLEANEDIELNRRNLIALTQKVFDAIISSADRFPPQLRSMCHCLYQVLSKRFPTQLQNNIGAVGTVIFLRFINPAIVSPQETGILDKQVPPQVKRGLMLMSKILQNIANHVEFTKEQHMVCFNDFLKAHFEAGRRFFIQIASDCESLDQTAHSMSFISDANVLALHRLLWSHQEKIGDYLSSSRDHKAVGRRPFDKMATLLAYLGPPEHKPVDSHLLFSSYARWNSIDMSSTNFEEIMVKHQMHEKEEFKTLKSMNIFYQAGTSRAGHPVFYYIARRYKIGETNGDLLMYHVILTLKPFCQSPFEIVIDFTHTSSDNRFRTEYLQKWFYVLPKVAYENLHAAYIYNCNSWVREYTKFHDRILAPLKGNRKLVFLDSPAKLNDVIDIEQQKLPGATLSLDEDLKVFNNALKLSHKDTKVAIKVGPTALQITSAEKTKVLAHSVLLNDVYYASEIEEVCLVDDNQFTLSIANESSQLSFIHNDCDNIVQAIIHIRNRWELSQPDSVTVHQKIRPKDVPGTLLNMALLNLGSSDPNLRTAAYNQLCALTATFDLKIEGQLLETSGLCIPSNNTIFIKAVSEKLATNEPHLTLEFLEECIQGFQRSTIELKHLCLEYMTPWLPNLVRHKTTDEMKRRKVSQILEKLINLTVEQREMYPSIQAKIWGSIGQIPELIDMVLDNFIQKSVAAGLGTIQVEIMADTAVALASANVQLVAKKVIGRLCRVIDKTCTSPYQYLEQHMLWDDIAILARYLLMLSFNNCLDVARHLPYLFHSVTFLVCTGSLSMRASTHGLVINIIHSLCTCTKPSFSEDTQRVLRLSLDEFSLPKFYLLFGISKVKSAAVTAFRSSCRHPNDRWLGNERVSQNPPADRERLALPSLEVITDALLEIMEACMRDIPDCDWLQTWTALAKSFAFCYNPALQPRALIVFGCITKTITDQDVKQLLRILVKALESFNIVLLEALVMCLTRLQPLLRPESPIHRALFWVAVSVLQLDEATLYAAGLALLEQNLHTLSSQGLFDKQNLADVMMSTREPLEWHFKQLDHAVGLSFKSNFHFALVGHLLKGFRHPTPTTVSRTSRVLAMLLAIVAKPLRRDKFEVTADSVAYLTALVCVSDEVRSRCHVKHSIPRWPEAPNEAMIDPPSGQNVRRQKSWDMLDQSAITYARQHKVQPHQRARKFFKTQRSFSVPTTNENSCSKSGIEHQERGSRASVSNESNVLLDPEVLPDPSTQALVLTVLATMVKYSTSDEETRVLYQYLAEGSVVFPKVFPVIHSLLDQKINNVLSVINNDQVILASVQSIIQNMLASEDSGQQPLHFLQTCGFGGLWRFAGPFTNCNMMVESSELFVNCLEAMVETCLFSVEETPPVPLSPRPYNLSSSLSSLTLGSPTDKAFSSESLEHHEIGSISSLRRGSFSKPKSAFALK; encoded by the exons ATGACGACGCAAAAGCCAAGTGAATGGGCGATATGTTTGCTCGGGCGTTTCGAGGAGCAG ttGCCATATCGCACTGGCCCGCACGGAACACAGGCAAGACTGCAAATCGACCAAACGATGGCATGTCTCATCCATATCTCGAAATATCGCTTTTCGCTGATTATTTCCAACTTGACCAAGATGCTGCAACGAGTTAAtgat cctcAGCAGCAACCTCAACCGAGTCGTCCTCACGATCCCGAACGAATTTTTGAGTCTCTCATCATAATTTTGCAAACACTTGAACGATGTCTCTCCGGACAGACCAAAGACACCGCCCGTTACGAAGAAGCGATGAACGTAAAGTTACTTTTACGCGAAATTTGCCAATTTATCGATGAGAAAAACGAAAGTAATCCAAGTGCGCAAGCGTTAAAGGCTTTGGCATCAAAAGTTCTCTTCGCACTGTCACAAAATCACTTTACCGCGGTATTTAATCGCATTTCGGCGAGACTACAAGAACTGTCGGCATGTTGCGAAGAAAATCCCGACTATAGTGACATCGAGCTAATACAACACATTGACTTGGATGTGCATAAATTGACCAAATTACTCACGGAAGCCatccaaaaattcaagttactCAAAAAATCCGCACATTTAGTCCTTTTAACGTCCCTCGAGAAGGCGCTATGGAACTGGATCGAATTTCATCCGAAGGAATTTGAGGATTTACAACGAAATCCGAACGAGGAACTCTCTAAATGCAGCGAACAATTCTTCGATATCCTCGATTCGTATGCGGAAAACAAGAAAAGTCGCTCTACTGTGTGGCCCCTTCAAATAATGTTGCTAATTTTGAGCCCCAAGGTGTTGGAAGAGATCGTAAATGCTGACACAGGTGCCCCATGTTCGCCACGTCAcctaaaaaagaaacatttcatGGACTTGATTAAACGTAACCTGGGTCAGGCGTCGAAACAACTCACAGAATCCGCTGCAATTGCTTGCGTGAAACTTTGTAAGGCATCAACTTACATCAACATCAACGATTCGAACAACGTGACGTTCCAGCTGGTTCAAAGTGTGATCAACGACTTGAAATCCCTGCTTTTCAATCCGTCAAAGCCATTTTCGCGAGGTCAGGGCTACAATAATGCCGATATCGATCTCATGATCGATTGTTGGGTTTCCTGTTTCCGCATCAAGCCACACAATAATGAAGCTCTCAAAGTATGTCTTTTGATGTCATCGCCCCCGAGTTATCATTTTGTCATCGTGAATTCGCTTTATAAGATTGTGACGCAACCGCGACTTAGTTGGTGGCCTCAGATAGATTTGGTTTATGCGCGATCTGGGGAGCTACGAGCACTTTTTACGGATACTTTGAACAAAGCAACGCAAGGATATATTGCACATACGCCTCTAAGGATGATCACTTCTCTCACGTTGAAGTCAAAAGACACCCAAAGTCGCTTAAATCGCCCCGAGGAAGGTGTCGCCCATCGACAACTTTTGTTACTTTTGGTCAGATTAATCCACGCTGACCCGATGTTGATGCTAAATTCCCTTGGAAAAGCCGGGCATGAAGTTCAAAGTTCAACATTGGAGCTCATTAATGGTCTTGTGAGTCTCGTACATCAACCAACGATGCCCGATGTGGCGCAAGAAGCCATGGAAGCTCTCCTCGCATTACATGCCCCCGACAAAATTGAGGTTTGGAACCCCGAATCGCCGATAAATACCTTCTGGGATGTCAGTTCTCAAGTACTTTTCTCCATTTCGCAAAAACTCATCCAACATCAGATCGGGAATTACAGCGATGTGCTTAAATGGCTGCGGGAAATCCTAATTTGTCGCAATAGTTTCCTTCAGAGACACAAAGATTACGCAAATGTTGGCAGTCAAATCGCGATTTGCCGTCAAGCCCATATCAAATTGGAAGTTGTCTTCTTCATGTACTTGTGGTCGATCGATTTGGATGCGTGCATGGCGTCCCTTTCGTGTTTCGGGCTTTTGTGTGAGGAAGCGGAAATTCGATCGGGATCCGATGAGTTGACAGTTCAGTATATTTTGCCGAATTATCAGAGTTTTCAGGAGCTGGCACAAGCTTCGAGTTCATTATCGACGGGAAATGTTGAGTCGCGGTACTGCTTTTATGAACATACGCAAGGGCGACAGGCATTGCAGAAGCATATTATGTCGATTTTACGCCGGATCGAGCATTGTGTGAACGGCGTACAGCCCGGATGGGAAGAAACTTTCCGCAATTGGGAGGGAATGTCGAAGTTGCTGCAAACGTATCCCAAGGGGAAACAAGATGACGCACAAACGGAGGTCTTTCATCGTACCATGGGCAAACGGAGAGCAAGTCATCAAAGCTCCGAACACGATTTGGAGGAACAAATCATGGAATGGAAAAATATGACGTGGTTCCTTCTCGCTTTGGGAGGCGTTTGTTTGCAACGCCCACGCACAATTCGTTCGGGACAAAGCAATTTGGGGTCGGCGATGGGTTCTTTTGTGCAATCAACGACGTCACTTTCGTCAACAACGAGTTCCGGGCGCGGTTCGATGATTTCGCATCCCATGTCGGTGTCGTCAATTGTCTCCTCAATCGGAGCAGGAGCTCAAGAAGTGCAATATTGTCCCGTTACACAGTTCATTGGGCAACTTTTGCGTCTTTTGGTGTGCAATAACGAGAAATTTGGACcgcaaattcaaaaatacgtCAAAGAACTCATCGGAGAAGAAATGTCGGCGCAACTTTATCCAATATTATTCGACCAAATTCGATCAATTGTCGAGAAATTCTTCGATCAACAGGGTCAAGTCGTCGTTACGGACATCAATACGCAATTTATCGAACACACAATTTACATCATGAAATCCATACTGGATGGAAGGCAAAGTAAGGATCACACGGAGCAACCATCGTCGTCAGAACATCTCGGAGTGACGAGTATCGAAGGTATGATGTTGGCAATTGTGCGTTTTGTGCGTCATCTTGATATGACCGTGCATGCCATTCACATAAAAACGCGATTGTGTCAACTTGTCGAAGTCATGATGAAACGCAGAGATGATCTGGCGTTCCGACAAGAGATGAAATTCCGTAATAAACTCGTGGAATATTTAACGGATTGGGTTATGGGCACGTCGCATCAAATTGCGCCGCCTTCCAGTGGCGATGTTACAATTATTACGCGTGATTTGGATCAAGCTTGCATGGAAGCAGTTGCTGCGTTATTGCGAGGATTGCCGTTGCAACCTGAAGAATCGGATCGGGGTGACTTGATGGATGCAAAAAGTGCGTTgttcttgaaatatttcacaCTTTTCATGAATTTGTTGAATGATTGCGTCGATGGATCGGAAGCTGACAAAGATGCGATAATTGCGGTTCATTCGCTGAGACCGAGAGTTGCTGCGGGAAAATTGAGTGCGTTGAGGAATGCGACAATTCAGGCGATGTCGAACTTGTTGAGTGCTAATATTGATTCGGGATTGATGCATTCAAttg aTCTGGGTTACAATCCTGACTTACAAACACGAGCAGCTTTCATGGAAGTACTTACCCAAATCTTGCAACAAGGAACAGAGTTCGATACATTAGCAGAAACTGTTTTAGCGGATCGCTTTGAACAACTTGTTCAACTTGTGACAATGATCAGCGACAAAGGCGAACTCCCGATAGCAATGGCATTAGCAAATGTCGTTCTCTCGTCACAAATGGATGAATTGGCGCGTGTTTTGGTAACATTATTCGATGCCAAACACTTACTTTCCCCGTTATTATGGAATATGTTCTACCGCGAAGTAGAGGTTTCGGATTGTATGCAAACTTTATTCCGTGGAAACTCATTGGGGAGTAAAATTATGGCATTTTGTTTCAAG atTTATGGCGCAAGTTACTTACAAGCGTTGTTAGAACCCCTCATCAGACCATTACTTGATGATCCAACGACGAGTTTCGAGGTTGATCCTGCCCGTTTGGAAGCTAATGAAGACATCGAACTCAATCGACGCAACTTAATCGCTCTCACACAGAAGGTTTTCGATGCAATTATCAGTTCTGCGGATCGTTTTCCTCCCCAATTGCGTTCCATGTGTCATTGTTTGTACCAAGTACTTAGCAAACGCTTCCCAACACAACTCCAAAACAACATTGGCGCCGTTGGAACGGTAATTTTCCTTCGTTTCATCAATCCAGCGATTGTTTCGCCGCAAGAAACGGGCATTTTGGACAAACAAGTCCCGCCGCAAGTGAAACGCGGTTTAATGTtgatgtcaaaaattcttcagaaCATTGCAAATCACGTGGAATTCACAAAAGAGCAACACATGGTGTGTTTCAACGACTTCCTAAAAGCACATTTTGAAGCTGGCCGAagatttttcatccaaatcgCGTCAGATTGCGAATCTTTGGATCAAACTGCGCATAGTATGAGTTTCATCTCAGATGCAAATGTTTTAGCACTTCATCGTCTTTTATGGTCACATCAAGAAAAAATCGGCGATTACTTAAGCAGCAGTCGAGATCACAAAGCCGTTGGTCGAAGACCTTTCGATAAAATGGCAACACTTTTGGCGTATTTGGGACCTCCGGAACACAAACCCGTCGATTCTCACTTACTTTTTTCATCGTACGCCCGCTGGAATTCAATTGACATGTCCTCGACAAACTTCGAGGAGATCATGGTGAAGCACCAAATGcacgaaaaagaagaattcaAAACACTCAAGTCGATGAACATCTTTTACCAAGCTGGAACAAGTCGTGCGGGACATCCCGTTTTCTACTACATCGCACGTCGTTACAAAATTGGCGAGACAAATGGCGATCTCTTGATGTATCACGTCATTTTAACGCTAAAACCCTTCTGTCAATCACCTTTTGAGATTGTCATCGATTTTACACACACCTCTTCGGATAATCGCTTCCGCACGGAATACCTCCAAAAATGGTTCTACGTCTTACCGAAAGTCGCTTACGAGAATTTACATGCCGCCTACATCTACAATTGCAATTCATGGGTTCGGGAGTACACAAAGTTCCATGATCGCATTTTGGCGCCTTTGAAAGGTAATCGTAAGCTAGTTTTTCTGGATTCGCCGGCGAAGTTGAATGATGTCATCGATATTGAGCAACAAAAACTGCCGGGAGCGACTTTATCGTTGGATGAGGACTTGAAAGTCTTCAATAACGCCCTGAAATTGAGTCATAAAGACACAAAAGTCGCTATTAAGGTTGGTCCAACTGCACTTCAGATCACGTCAGcggaaaaaacaaaagttcttGCACACTCCGTACTGCTAAATGACGTCTATTACGCCTCAGAGATCGAGGAAGTTTGTCTCGTCGACGATAATCAGTTCACGTTGTCCATCGCAAACGAAAGTAGTCAACTGAGCTTCATCCATAACGATTGCGACAACATTGTGCAAGCAATTATCCACATCCGGAACCGCTGGGAGCTCAGTCAACCAGATTCAGTAAcagttcatcaaaaaattcgcCCGAAAGATGTCCCCGGAACACTTTTGAACATGGCATTGTTGAATTTGGGCAGTTCTGACCCGAATTTACGAACTGCAGCGTATAACCAATTATGCGCTTTGACAGCAACGTTCGATCTGAAGATCGAAGGACAACTTTTGGAGACTTCTGGGTTGTGTATCCCGTCGAATAACACAATTTTCATCAAGGCAGTTAGCGAAAAACTCGCAACGAATGAACCACACTTGACTCTGGAGTTTTTGGAAGAATGCATTCAAGGCTTCCAACGCAGCACAATCGAGCTGAAACATTTGTGTCTCGAATACATGACGCCGTGGCTCCCGAACTTGGTGCGACACAAGACAACGGACGAGATGAAACGTCGCAAAGTTTCGCAAATTTTGgaaaagttgataaatttgACGGTTGAACAGCGGGAGATGTATCCGTCGATTCAGGCAAAAATTTGGGGATCAATTGGACAAATACCGGAATTAATCGACATGGTGTTGGATAATTTCATCCAGAAAAGTGTCGCAGCTGGTTTGGGAACAATTCAAGTGGAAATTATGGCAGATACGGCAGTTGCTTTGGCATCGGCGAACGTTCAGCTCGTCGCGAAGAAGGTAATTGGGCGATTGTGTCGCGTCATTGACAAAACTTGCACATCGCCGTACCAATATCTCGAGCAGCACATGTTATGGGACGATATTGCGATATTGGCGCGTTACCTGCTCATGTTGTCGTTCAACAATTGCTTGGATGTCGCACGACATTTGCCCTATTTGTTCCATAGCGTGACATTTCTCGTGTGTACGGGCAGTCTTTCGATGCGCGCATCCACGCACGGGCtcgtcatcaacatcatccaCTCCCTATGTACCTGCACAAAACCGTCCTTTTCGGAAGACACGCAGCGCGTTCTTCGTCTCTCCTTGGATGAATTTTCACTCCCCAAATTTTACCTTCTCTTCGGCATCAGCAAAGTAAAATCCGCAGCAGTTACGGCATTTCGCAGTAGTTGTCGTCACCCGAATGATCGATGGCTCGGCAATGAACGTGTTTCGCAAAACCCGCCGGCAGATCGTGAAAGACTCGCCTTGCCATCGTTGGAAGTCATCACAGATGCGCTACTTGAGATAATGGAAGCTTGCATGCGAGACATTCCGGATTGTGATTGGCTTCAGACGTGGACTGCGCTTGCGAAGAGTTTCGCCTTTTGCTATAATCCGGCGTTGCAACCGCGAGCGTTAATTGTTTTTGGGTGCATCACGAAAACCATCACAGATCAAGATGTCAAGCAGTTATTGAGGATTTTGGTCAAGGCGTTGGAGTCTTTTAATATTGTCTTGCTCGAAGCTCTTGTCATGTGTCTCACGCGATTGCAACCGTTGTTGAGACCAGAATCGCCAATTCATAGGGCTCTCTTTTGGGTAGCTGTTTCAGTATTACAGTTGGATGAAGCAACGTTGTATGCCGCGGGATTGGCATTGTTGGAACAAAATTTGCATACGCTTAGTTCGCAGGGATTGTTCGATAAAcag aacttGGCTGACGTAATGATGAGTACACGTGAACCGCTGGAATGGCATTTCAAGCAACTAGATCACGCGGTAGGCTTGAGCTTCAAAAGTAACTTCCATTTCGCCCTTGTTGGACATTTATTGAAg ggcTTCCGTCATCCAACTCCAACAACAGTCTCCCGAACATCTCGTGTACTCGCGATGTTACTTGCAATTGTCGCCAAACCCTTAAGACGCGATAAATTTGAAGTCACCGCTGATAGTGTGGCCTATTTAACgg ctcttgttTGCGTTTCTGATGAAGTAAGATCACGTTGCCATGTCAAACATTCGATTCCCCGATGGCCTGAAGCGCCCAACGAAGCGATGATTGATCCTCCAAGCGGTCAAAATGTTCGTCGACAGAAATCGTGGGATATGTTGGATCAAAGTGCCATCACATATGCTCGTCAACACAAAGTTCAACCACATCAG agagctcgcaaattttttaagacacaGCGATCGTTTTCTGTACCGACAACTAACGAAAATAGTTGTAGTAAATCTGGAATAGAACATCAG GAACGTGGGTCCCGTGCTTCAGTTTCGAACGAGTCGAATGTCTTGTTGGACCCCGAAGTGCTTCCGGATCCGTCAACACAGGCCTTGGTCCTTACCGTACTCGCAACAATGGTCAAGTATTCCACATCTGACGAGGAAACGCGTGTCCTGTATCAATATCTGGCGGAAGGGTCTGTCGTTTTTCCAAAAGTTTTTCCAGTTAt tcACTCACTTTTggatcaaaaaatcaacaatgtCCTGTCGGTGATCAATAACGATCAGGTCATCTTGGCTTCCGTGCAAAGTATCATCCAGAACATGTTGGCATCCGAGGATTCGGGACAGCAGCCATTGCATTTCTTGCAAACTTGTGGATTTGGAGGGTTATGGAGGTTTGCGGGACCATTcacaaat tGCAACATGATGGTCGAATCATCCGAGCTTTTCGTCAATTGCCTGGAAGCAATGGTCGAAACTTGCTTATTTAGTGTTGAGGAAACACCTCCGGTTCCTCTCTCACCGCGACCATACAACTTGAGCTCGAGTTTGAGCAGCTTAACGCTCGGCTCGCCAACGGACAAAG CATTCTCTTCGGAGTCTTTGGAACATCACGAGATCGGCAGTATTAGTTCACTCAGACGTGGATCATTCTCAAAGCCAAAATCtgcatttgcattaaaataa